From a single Brassica oleracea var. oleracea cultivar TO1000 chromosome C5, BOL, whole genome shotgun sequence genomic region:
- the LOC106343980 gene encoding uncharacterized protein LOC106343980 encodes MSLRGVCGVVASLGLCFFRVEHSKLKRSMDQILALKEKLQNAKLMGMQKEDEKLRRGMESKFPSTNTLCNQLTETLQHLASQIQQAEKDKERFEFKFSTSAQAINSLKQQMKDLSVKLSASEENIKSREKELEELQLEKGQKENSYQNEQCRTASFSNEKDAMINNSDAAIAEAKLNIENLNFQIEKVRLELTSKEDEGKYLVGVKEKLEQENMNIQLSADNLSEYIEAMIRHCRDIIKDDKVTETIARDDDDVHIYSSGEGDTSGDDDYDDDDEEERDVNSKKGIDDQCEERAWKRSAHLRSVSSSSVGAKEDATDTDPEGYRGFVPCPERSDILEILAARPDNLANYTALPSTLPSRISLYYAEMCLSEERFELLKKSEPQGQIGVSDTSGRLYLFWTPRPLDRKHVFKKRQVERREVVAGYIRDQLFHALCWAYSLCDMVSASLVLHGWEKEFIPLCPRYLCEKVRPDLYGKDLKRGADLSSSAAHSCYGLSLEDGLAYVQDAGIPKEKNPTFNCNFKRASDPEEDLYRITDVFKYETMEQALVRLKSHPVAAKLTLFEGWSSDRIYRGPSKKGAGYIGEHEVLMLDCVLMDGEMVVRCKSSNGERIGVLGYIFVSLEVMFLLAGKDDSRFCFKEPQYLINGFFSIGMDTGPLGLQFREKPNRKKRNLKKFKVVLEQITTDSESSELGMMRTEHGSMIAEAMSRVGRKETSTIVGDGTTQEAVQKHLTQIKNLIEQAEQDYEKEKLSERIATLSGGVAVIQVGAQTETELKDKNLIEQVEQDYEKEKLNARIAKLSGRVAVIQVGAQTEPELKEKKLRVEYALNAKKAAVEDGIVVGGGCTLLCLASKVDTIKAALDDDEEKVGTDIVKRALSYPLNPVAKNAGVSGSIVSEKVLSNENVKFGYNAATGKYEDLMAAGIIDPTKVVRCCLEHAASVAKTFLMSDCVVVEIKEPEPVPTGNPMDNSGNGY; translated from the exons ATGAGCTTAAGAGGTGTGTGTGGTGTTGTTGCTAGCCTAGGATTGTGCTTCTTCAGAGTCGAG CACTCTAAGCTGAAAAGATCAATGGATCAAATACTTGCTTTAAAGGAGAAACTGCAGAATGCTAAGCTCATGGGGATGCAAAAGGAGGATGAAAAGCTTCGGAGAGGGATGGAGTCCAAATTTCCTTCGACTAACACTCTGTGTAATCAACTTACTGAGACTCTGCAGCACTTGGCTTCTCAGATTCAACAAG CGGAGAAGGATAAGGAGCGTTTTGAGTTCAAGTTCTCTACTAGTGCGCAAGCAATTAACTCTTTGAAGCAGCAAATGAAAGATCTATCTGTAAAACTGAGTGCTTCTGAAGAAAACATCAAAAGCC GAGAGAAGGAACTAGAAGAGCTACAACTCGAGAAAGGACAGAAAGAAAACTCTTACCAAAATGAACAGTGTAGAACTGCCAGTTTCTCAAACGAAAAAG ATGCTATGATAAATAATTCTGACGCAGCTATAGCCGAAGCAAAACTCAACATTGAGAATTTGAACTTCCAAATTGAGAAGGTGAGGCTTGAGTTAACATCAAAAGAAGATGAAGGCAAATACCTTGTTGGCGTCAAGGAGAAGCTTGAACAAGAGAATATGAATATTCAGCTGAGTGCTGATAATCTTTCTGAGTACATTGAAGCCATGATCAGGCATTGCAGGGACATTATCAAGGACGACAAGGTTACTGAAACCATAGCCAGAGACGACGATGATGTGCACATCTATTCTTCTGGAGAAGGAGACACCTCCGGGGATGATGATTACGATGATGATGATGAAGAAGAGAGGGATGTAAACAGCAAGAAAGGAATAGACGACCAGTGTGAAGAGCGTGCATGGAAACGAAGTGCTCATCTCAGATCAGTTTCATCAAGCTCTGTTGGGGCAAAAGAAGATGCAACCGATACTGATCCAGAAGGATACAGAGGTTTTGTCCCATGCCCCGAACGTTCTGATATACTAGAGATACTTGCCGCCCGTCCCGACAATTTAGCTAACTATACTGCCCTGCCGTCTACCCTGCCGTCCCGAATTTCTCTTTACTATGCAGAGATGTGTCTCAGTGAGGAGAGATTTGAGCTCCTAAAGAAATCAGAACCCCAAGGTCAAATAGGGGTTTCTGATACTAGTGGCCGACTGTATTTGTTCTGGACGCCAAGGCCTCTAGATCGAAAGCATGTATTCAAGAAAAGACAAGTGGAGAGGCGGGAAGTGGTTGCCGGCTACATTCGAGATCAGTTATTTCATGCTCTGTGTTGGGCCTATTCCTTATGCGACATGGTAAGTGCTTCTTTGGTGCTTCACGGTTGGGAGAAGGAATTTATACCGCTGTGTCCGAGATACTTGTGCGAGAAGGTTCGTCCGGACCTGTATGGAAAAGATTTAAAAAGAGGTGCAGATTTAAGTAGTTCCGCAGCCCATAGTTGCTATGGTCTGTCTTTGGAAGACGGGTTGGCGTATGTGCAGGATGCTGGCATACCCAAAGAGAAGAATCCTACCTTTAACTGCAATTTCAAACGGGCATCTGATCCCGAGGAAGATTTGTACCGCATCACCGATGTCTTTAAATATGAAACAATGGAACAAGCCTTGGTGCGCCTTAAGAGTCATCCTGTTGCTGCAAAACTGACGTTATTCGAGGGATGGAGCAGTGACAGAATATATCGAGGCCCTAGTAAGAAAGGCGCTGGATACATTGGTGAACACGAGGTGTTGATGCTCGACTGTGTCCTAATGGATGGTGAAATGGTTGTACGTTGCAAAAGTAGCAATGGTGAGCGTATTGGAGTTTTGGGATACATATTTGTTTCCCTTGAAGTGATGTTTCTCCTTGCCGGTAAAGATGACTCCAGATTCTGCTTCAAAGAACCTCAATACCTCATCAATGGTTTCTTCTCCATAGGCATGGATACAGGTCCGCTGGGATTACAGTTCAGAGAGAAGCCCAACCGCAAAAAGAGAAACCTCAAGAAGTTTAAGGTTGTACTTGAACAGATAACAACTGATAGTGAGTCATCGGAACTAGGGATGATGAGAACAGAACATGGAAGTATGATTGCTGAAGCAATGAGCAGAGTTGGAAGGAAGGAGACTTCGACCATTGTGGGTGATGGGACCACACAGGAAGCAGTGCAAAAGCATCTTACACAGATTAAGAATCTTATTGAG CAAGCGGAGCAAGATTACGAGAAGGAAAAACTGAGTGAGAGAATAGCAACGCTTTCTGGTGGAGTTGCTGTGATTCAG GTCGGAGCACAAACGGAGACAGAACTCAAAGATAAGAATCTTATTGAG CAAGTGGAGCAAGATTATGAGAAGGAAAAATTGAATGCGCGAATTGCAAAGCTTTCTGGTCGAGTTGCTGTGATTCAG GTCGGAGCACAAACGGAGCCAGAGCTCAAAGAGAAAAAACTGAGAGTTGAATATGCTCTTAATGCTAAAAAG GCTGCTGTTGAGGACGGTATTGTCGTTGGTGGTGGTTGTACTCTGCTTTGCCTTGCTTCCAAGGTTGATACCATTAAAGCCGCCCTTGACGATGATGAAGAAAAG GTCGGAACAGACATCGTGAAAAGAGCACTTAGTTACCCTCTAAACCCGGTTGCTAAGAATGCTGGAGTCAGTGGAAGCATAGTTAGCGAGAAG GTGCTTTCCAACGAGAACGTTAAGTTCGGTTACAATGCTGCAACTGGCAAGTACGAAGATTTGATGGCTGCAGGAATCATCGATCCAACAAAG GTTGTGAGATGTTGCTTGGAACACGCAGCTTCGGTGGCAAAGACATTCTTGATGTCAGACTGTGTTGTTGTTGAGATCAAGGAACCTGAGCCAGTTCCCACAGGCAACCCAATGGACAACTCAG GAAATGGATACTGA